A stretch of DNA from Leptospira barantonii:
GATCAGAAGAACGGAGAGGGAGAAGCCGCGCCGGAATGGACTCCAGATCCGGATCGTAAATCCAAATTCGGAAAGGAAGAAGACGATAAAAAACCTTACACAACGCCGAAGTCCACGGACTTTTTAGTGTATGGTGCGACCATCGGTTCTCCAGCCAGCATCAACTTTAATATCGGTTATTACTACAAGGACATAGTCGTTCGCGCTTCCGGCGGTAAATGGAATCCGCATTGGTGGGGCGGTCAGGTGGACATCGGCTATAGTTTTTGGAAAACACCGGTGATTGCGCATAGTATTTCTCTCGTATTCGGAAAATTCCAAGTAGATCCGTTCCAACCAGAGGTGGGTCGCGGGGGACAAAACCATTATCCTTCCGGTTCCTCCTTTCCCGGTTACACGAACAGGGACCCGACCTACGAGGATTTAATCATTCGTTCTTACGTTTCGGAGCAAAGTCCAGAATTGGCTTTGTATCTAGAACACGAAAGTCGTGACAGACAAAAAGTTCATTTGAACCAACAATACGTGGGTTTGACCTACGATTTCCTTCTTGGAAATTTCTTTCTTCAGTTGGGCGCAGGGATCGGTAAGGGGGATTATAAAAATCCTCAGATTCTCCTGCAGATGGGCTACTTATTCGACACGAGGTAAGACCGATGAAAATCATCAATAGCGTCGTAGAAACCGCACTTAGATATAGATTATTCACGATGATCGTGGCCGTTTTTTCCCTAATGGTGGGAATTTGGTCATGGATCGATATTAGAAAAGAAGCATATTCCGATATCGCAGATACGCAGGTTCGTATCGTCGCGAAGTTTCCCGGGAAAGCCACTCTCGAAGTGGAAGAGCGCGTAACGATGCCGATCGAACGCGTTCTTCATTCCACTCCAAACCTGATCGTTCGTAGATCGAGAACCATCAACGGTCTTGTCGTATTCCAATTCGTTTTCGAAGAAGGAACCGACGATTACTTTGCGCGTATGCGTTTGATGGAGAAGGTGAGGGACGCGGTCATTCCGGAAGAAGTCACTCCGACTCTCGCTCCGATGAGTTCTCCCGTGGGAGAGGTGTATCGTTACGTAGTGGAATCTACGTCAGGAAACCATACTCCGATGGATCTCAGAAGTATTCAGGATTGGATCGTGATTCCGAAGATGCTTCAGGTTTCGGGGATTGCGGACGTGGTTACGTTCGGCGGTCTTCCGAAACAATTTCACGTCGTAACTACTCCTGAAAAATTGATTCGATACAGCGTGACCGTTTCGGACGTAATCGAGGCAGTCAAAAGCAACAACTTGAATACGGGCGGGAACTTTCTCTTACAAGGGGAACAATCCCTTCCGATCCGTTCTTTGGGAGCCATCCGGACTCCGGAAGATATCGAAAACATCGTAGTTAAAACCGTGAACGGGGTTCCGGTTTACGTGAAAGACATTGGTTCTGTCGAAATTTCTCATCCGATTCCGAGCGGGGTTCTCGGCTACACCGTTCAAAACGACCAAGAAGGTTTGATCGACGTTGACTCCGCCGTTCAAGGTTTGGTTGCGATGAGAAGATGGGTGGAACCGAACGCTTTCGGGGAACGGGTTCGCGCCAAAGTCAAAGAAATCAACGAACGTTATATGCCCGAAGGTACTCGTATACGAAACACATACGATCGCGGGGATCTTGTAAAATATACTTTAAGAACGGTGGGAACCACTCTCCTCGAAGGGATCGCGGTCGTGAGTTTGGTCGTGATTTTCTTTATCGGAAGTTTAAAGGCTTCGGTCGTGGTCGTGATGACGATCCCGTTTGCGCTTCTCTTTTCGTTTACGATGATGAACTCCACGGGAATTTCAGCGAGTCTTCTTTCCCTGGGTGCGGTCGACTTCGGGATCGTCGTGGATAGCGCGGTCGTGATGGTCGAAAACATCATGAGGCGGTATAAGAACGCCACCACCGCCGAAAAACAAAAAGGAATTGTACGTTTTACTTACGATTGCGCCTCCGAGGTTGCGACCGAAATTCTTTTCGCGATTCTCATCATCATTCTTGCATACTTGCCGATCTTCTCGTTTGAAAGAATCGAAGGTAGACTCTTTAAACCGATGGCGTTTACACTTTCGTTCGCTATCTTCGGTGCGCTTCTGTTTACGATGACCGTGGTTCCTGTAATCATGTCCTACTTTTACAGAAACTACTTCGAGTCCAAAAATCCGGGACCGATCGAATGGCATAACCCGGTGTATCATTGGATCGAGGAAAAATATTCGATCATCGTTCACTATCTCGTGGAACGATCCAAACGAGTCGTTACGATCGCGTTCACCGGTGTGACCGGTCTTTTGATCATAGGAATGATGTCGCTTGGAACCGAATTCTTACCTTCTTTGGATGAAGGTGGGTTTACTCTAAGACTTTATTTCCCGGTCGGGATCTCTCTTCCCGAAGCGAAGAAGTTCGTTCCAAAGGTTCGCGCCTTGATCTACAAAAACGAACAGGTCAACATGATTCTTTCCCAATATGGGAGAAACGACGACGGAACCGATCCTCTACCTCCGAACCGTCTCGAAGTCTATGTCGGATTAAAAGATTATAAGGATTGGAAGGACAAGATCACAAAGGAACAACTTCTGATCCGAATGCGTAACGAGCTCGAAGAAGGATTGCCCGGGGTTCGAGTCAGCTTTTCGCAACCGATTATGGATAACCTTTCCGAAGCGATCATGGGAACGATCGCGGACTTGGCGGTTTTTGTCGGCGGACAAGACTTAAAAGTGATGCGGCATATATCCGAACAGATTCTACATATTGTAGCCAACATGAAAGGTTCCAGCGAATACGGGATCGAACAGGAAGGCCCCGCACCTCAGATGGTGATCCGAATCAAACGGGAAGTTGCGGCTCGTTACGGTATCAACGTTAAAGATATTCAAAACGTTATCGAAGCCGCGGTCGGTATGGAACCGATCAGCAATTTATACGAAGGGCCGATGGACAATCCTCCGAAGGAACGTGCGTTATTCGGAATCGCGGTTCGTTTCGCCAAGGATTATCGTCAATCGGCGAGAGAGATCGCCAACATTCCGATTATCTCGCCTAAGGGAGAAAGGATTCCTCTTTCCGAGTTGGCGGACATCACTCAGGAAGATTCGCCGACGATGATCTTTCGTCAGGACGGAAAAAGAACGATTACGGTTCGTTTGAACGTTCGCGGTCGGGATCAGGGCGGTTTCGTTTCCGAACTTCAACAAAGAGTGAAGAAGGAAGTGCAGATTCCGGACGGATACGAGATTCGTTACGGAGGTCAGTATGAGAACCTGGCCCGAGTCGGGAAACAGCTCGCGATCGTGATTCCATTGACGATCGGAATCATATTCGGACTTCTTTATATGCTCTATCGAGACTTAAAGTCCGTAATCGTCGCTCTTTCTTGTATCCCCTTATCGCTGTTAGGCGGTATTTATGCCCTCCTTGCAAGAGGATATTACTTCAACGTCTCCGCGGGGGTGGGATTTATTTCTCTCTTCGGTATTGCTACGATGGCCGGGATTTTGTTCGTCTCAAAAGCGAATCACATGCGTTACGACGATCTTACGATGTCGATTCGAGAGGCTTCGATCCAATCTGCGGTGACACAACTCCGACCTCGTTTGATGACGATGCTTCTTGCACTTCTTGGTTTGATTCCCGCGACGATGGCTTCCGGCGTCGGTTCGGACGTACAAAGACCTCTGGCGACCGTGATGGTGGGTGGACTTGCTTCCGCGTTGCTTCTTGTTTTGACGGTGATGCCGAGTCTTTACATTCTCGTGATGGAAGGTAAGGACGATGTAAAAAATACGACCGGTTCTAAAAAGAATTTAAGTGGAGATTACGTTTCCGTTTATCCGGAACCGGAAATTTATTCCACGATCGACTACGACGATGAGCCGGAAGAGCCTGTCGGTAACGGAAAGAACGGAAAAAAGACTAAGTCCACCAAATTGAAAAAAACGAAGAAGACTCGAACGTAGATCGTTCTACGAGTTGCCGCCGTGTTCGGATTGATTTTGAACTGTGCGGCAATTTTTTCGGATCGATTCAATTCTCACCTAACGTTCCCGTTTCGATTTTTCCGCAAATCGAAGTTTGCGGGTTCAAATCCCAAACCGACTTTTTTGTTCATTCTCTAAGAACATCCTTAATTTCGGATAAAAAGTACTTGCGGCCTCCGCAGAATCCACGATCTTCCTGAACCGTCAAATAGTTTGAATGAGCAACATCCGTTGAAGCCGAAATGGATTTCGGTTCGAGAATTTCTCTCAAAAGGTTAGTTTTGTTCGATTGTTCGGCAAATTAACCCTATTTGGGATTTGGTGACGGATATTGTTGAGCATTTTGTTTTTGGAATCGACAGGCTATCTTTCTAGTTCCTTCCATAAGTTCTTGTATACAATCCAATCGTTTCGGATTAACAAACCCCCATTGGAATGTTTTCGAATCTCATCCTCAAAAAATCGCCGGGTTTTTGTGACTTCCCAAAAGTTTTTTAACCGCTCTGTCGGAAGTAAGGAATAGAATTATGATACGTGGTCTGCTCGAAGGAGTTTTGCGTTTTCGATTAGCGACATTGATTGCGGCGGCCGCGACGGTGGCTTTCGGACTTTGGGCCTGGATCGATATTAGAAAAGAAGCATATTCGGACATCGCGGATACTCAGGTTCGATTGATCGCGAAGTTTCCGGGAAAGGCCGCAGTGGAAGTGGAGGAACGGGTAACGATTCCGATAGAACGCGTATTGAATGCGATTCCGAAAGTTTCGGTGAGAAGGTCGAGAACGATCAACGGTCTTGTCGTTTTTCAATTCGTATTCGAGGACGGAACGGACGATTACTTTGCAAGAACGCGGCTTTTGGAGCGGGTGCGCGACGCGGACATTCCCGCTGAAATTCAACCCGCGCTCGGACCGATGAGTTCTCCCGTGGGAGAAATTTTCCGCTACGTCGTCGAAACCAAAATGAGTCATACTCCGATGGAACTGCGGACCATTCAGGATTGGGTCATCATGCCTAAGATGCTGGGGATTCCGGGCATCGCGGACGTAGTTACGTTCGGAGGACTTCCGAAACAATATCATGTAGTGACGACGCCGGACAGACTTGTACGTTATAAGTTGACCGTCGGCGATGTGATCGCGGCGATTCAACGCAACAATCTCAACACCGGAGGAAATCTTCTCTTACAGGGAGAACAGGGCTTTCCGATCCGATCCTTGGGAGCGATCCGCGAACCGAGACATATCGAAAACATCGTTCTCAAAACGGAAAACGGAGTCCCTGTTTTTGTTCGGGATTTGGGGAGCGTGGAAGTTTCTCATCCGATTCCGAGCGGCGTTCTCGGTTATACGGTTCAGAACGACGAGGAAGGATTGATCGACGTCGATTCTTCCGTTCAAGGATTGGTCGCGATCCGTCGTTGGGGCGATCCGAACATCATGGGTGATCGGATCCGCGCAAAGGTAAAGGAGATCAACGAGAATTATCTGCCCGACGGGGTTCAGATGAGAACCACTTACGATCGAACCGATCTCGTCAATTATACGTTACGCACCATTGGTAAGACCCTCGTCGAAGGGGTTGTTGTCGTCAGTTTGGTCTTGATCTTTTTTATCGGAAGCGTGAAGGCTTCGATGGTTGTCGTCGCCACGATTCCGTTCGCAATGTTGTTCGCATTTTTACTGATGAATATCACCGGAATTCCGGCCAGCTTATTGTCGTTAGGCGCCATCGATTTCGGAATCATCGTAGACGGCGCCGTCGTGATGGTGGAAAATATCATGCGGCGTTATCGAGACGCTTCCCCCGTCGATAAGAAAAAGGGAATCATCCGTTTTACCGTGGATTCCTCGTCCGAAGTCGGAACGGAAATTATTTTCTCCATTCTAATTATCGTGCTTGCGTATCTTCCGATTTTCTCCTTTGAAAGAATCGAAGGAAGATTGTTCAAGCCGATGGCGTTCACGATTTCTTTTGCGATCATGGGAGCGTTGATCTTTTCGATGACCGCGATT
This window harbors:
- a CDS encoding efflux RND transporter permease subunit; this encodes MKIINSVVETALRYRLFTMIVAVFSLMVGIWSWIDIRKEAYSDIADTQVRIVAKFPGKATLEVEERVTMPIERVLHSTPNLIVRRSRTINGLVVFQFVFEEGTDDYFARMRLMEKVRDAVIPEEVTPTLAPMSSPVGEVYRYVVESTSGNHTPMDLRSIQDWIVIPKMLQVSGIADVVTFGGLPKQFHVVTTPEKLIRYSVTVSDVIEAVKSNNLNTGGNFLLQGEQSLPIRSLGAIRTPEDIENIVVKTVNGVPVYVKDIGSVEISHPIPSGVLGYTVQNDQEGLIDVDSAVQGLVAMRRWVEPNAFGERVRAKVKEINERYMPEGTRIRNTYDRGDLVKYTLRTVGTTLLEGIAVVSLVVIFFIGSLKASVVVVMTIPFALLFSFTMMNSTGISASLLSLGAVDFGIVVDSAVVMVENIMRRYKNATTAEKQKGIVRFTYDCASEVATEILFAILIIILAYLPIFSFERIEGRLFKPMAFTLSFAIFGALLFTMTVVPVIMSYFYRNYFESKNPGPIEWHNPVYHWIEEKYSIIVHYLVERSKRVVTIAFTGVTGLLIIGMMSLGTEFLPSLDEGGFTLRLYFPVGISLPEAKKFVPKVRALIYKNEQVNMILSQYGRNDDGTDPLPPNRLEVYVGLKDYKDWKDKITKEQLLIRMRNELEEGLPGVRVSFSQPIMDNLSEAIMGTIADLAVFVGGQDLKVMRHISEQILHIVANMKGSSEYGIEQEGPAPQMVIRIKREVAARYGINVKDIQNVIEAAVGMEPISNLYEGPMDNPPKERALFGIAVRFAKDYRQSAREIANIPIISPKGERIPLSELADITQEDSPTMIFRQDGKRTITVRLNVRGRDQGGFVSELQQRVKKEVQIPDGYEIRYGGQYENLARVGKQLAIVIPLTIGIIFGLLYMLYRDLKSVIVALSCIPLSLLGGIYALLARGYYFNVSAGVGFISLFGIATMAGILFVSKANHMRYDDLTMSIREASIQSAVTQLRPRLMTMLLALLGLIPATMASGVGSDVQRPLATVMVGGLASALLLVLTVMPSLYILVMEGKDDVKNTTGSKKNLSGDYVSVYPEPEIYSTIDYDDEPEEPVGNGKNGKKTKSTKLKKTKKTRT